A single genomic interval of Streptomyces showdoensis harbors:
- a CDS encoding DUF6221 family protein, with protein MTDLVEFLKARLDEEVQRAVSSRDPWFGYEPDEHVERVKWADALFIAHHSPTRVLAEVDAKRRIVELHTPVILRSGGGGAYFDTTRVCRSCEPPRQFPEQAWPCATLRLLALPYADHADYDEAWHLGDASQPKE; from the coding sequence ATGACGGACCTGGTGGAGTTCCTAAAGGCCCGGCTCGACGAGGAAGTTCAGAGGGCAGTCTCTTCCCGCGACCCGTGGTTCGGGTACGAGCCTGACGAGCACGTGGAGCGCGTCAAGTGGGCTGATGCTCTGTTCATTGCCCACCACAGCCCGACTCGTGTCCTCGCCGAGGTCGACGCCAAGCGGCGGATCGTTGAGCTGCACACCCCGGTGATCCTTCGCAGCGGGGGCGGGGGCGCGTACTTCGACACCACCAGGGTCTGCCGCTCCTGCGAGCCGCCCCGCCAGTTCCCCGAACAGGCTTGGCCGTGCGCCACGCTCCGCCTGCTGGCCCTGCCGTATGCCGACCATGCCGACTACGACGAGGCGTGGCACCTGGGCGACGCCTCCCAACCGAAGGAGTGA